The following proteins come from a genomic window of Miscanthus floridulus cultivar M001 chromosome 2, ASM1932011v1, whole genome shotgun sequence:
- the LOC136520522 gene encoding uncharacterized protein isoform X2, giving the protein MPPARRRPRRGATPAGGGDNSVPSSAADLLAIAATLIPAAATAALKAPPQLKQLVHSLPVSHPLLLSLPQALALALAPPSDPDAGSTSDAPPPPPTPPRPASVLLHLLVTHPTHPPRWDDLICPLALLHARLALLANADPPVAALAASCFELAWRADAPGREALVAQTLPYLVALALTSGSSARPVLRRLFAFRDALPLLDYDDDQSISDFKMLLLRCFASPLFLKAEEGRKFLALVLGVSEGIAREGLELIRAQVGLTGGKRAAVVAYGEVIFRAWKDGGWVRGEVGEAFLQGMVEGAVHAGSKEVAKAARKILSPFVEQRAVAGVEKLVFRLAEPVLFRSLQVANSNVRHNALHLLLDLFPLEDPDVTKDVNDPLLEKQFFLIDKLLMDEYPEIRAVAVEGICRILNQYWEVVPAPTISKFLSKIVDDMSKDSCNEVRLSTLNGLIYLLDNPQSHDILKVLLPRLSDMISDTAMSIRAAAVDLLLAIRDLRSFQYNKVVGLGTLLSSLANDHPRIAQKITKLLVPSYFPSKLSPKEACARCIALIKRSPTAGARFCEFALSEGSSPRSIVDLVKYSITLALSQSGCNSDQIDGLIIASVNLIKSLSDERSSLAALREFFANAKLRLVLQIAVSEGARAALLSIAPVVLPDDLSVLHEECMDIVVNAARISKQEEYQETVLEAHKLIVLGDWSDELFEALTNTLQSKASDFAEIYGVEPPPCPVASSRRKKGKALKKIPVRDSVVGKGSSKSKVSNEELAVAAGAAWQINEIVKSKDLRDAFLQSSYSEIALSSLKVISQVFVEQCLYLDSLDLAPVLAYLSLATCNDLPDVNQTGSCLESSTANQSLDHLLNCFDKLLNGTVNNPPSKSNKNGKASRSKDQQKGESEVKGMFNAIMLGASILKFIVDTTMKPVNDDKIRCLKFASSYIKYAISSIKKHQEQSSSFKGDDLKDALLLVRSSFTYAAKLLHLVLSSSPEESSPPEEAFFLANDLLDLVPAVESFAGSRFALSIVSILKQWLPLLLLGLVCRWLIGPHNEMAPNVFHFADSVLPLWVTAVAKNEILDSKEPGQDKQSNPAAEGEDSPLCRKLAEMMAILLKKGSPRILDCVSGVLLSTFQLTLQRSEYDIVLGMTLFVCDKLLGNNTLALEKLQLTRDFLRENFLEIDRYVSDELVDDDDSRQQLEKAKALIRSVLTDV; this is encoded by the exons ATGccgcccgcgcgccgccgcccccgccgtgGCGCGAcccccgccggcggcggcgacaaCTCCGTCCCTTCCTCCGCCGCCGACCTCCTCGCGATTGCCGCCACGCTCATcccggccgccgccaccgccgcactCAAAGCCCCGCCCCAACTCAAGCAGCTCGTGCACTCCCTCCCCGTCTCCCACCCGCTCCTCCTCTCCCTCCCGCAGGCACTCGCCCTAGCCCTCGCTCCCCCCTCCGACCCCGACGCCGGCTCCACTTCCGACGCGCCCCCGCCCCCACCCACTCCTCCGCGCCCCGCCTCCGTCCTCCTCCACCTGCTCGTCACACACCCCACCCACCCGCCACGATGGGACGACCTCATCTGCCCGCTCGCGCTGCTCCACGCCCGCCTCGCGCTCCTCGCCAACGCCGACCCGCCGGTCGCGGCCCTCGCCGCCTCCTGCTTCGAGCTCGCCTGGCGCGCCGACGCGCCGGGACGCGAAGCCCTCGTCGCGCAGACGCTGCCCTACCTCGTCGCCCTGGCGCTCACCTCCGGCTCCAGCGCCAGGCCGGTCCTCCGCCGCCTCTTCGCGTTCCGCGACGCGCTGCCGCTGCTCGACTACGACGACGACCAGAGCATCTCCGACTTCAAGATGCTCCTGCTGCGCTGCTTCGCCTCGCCGCTCTTTCTCAAGGCCGAGGAAGGGAGGAAGTTCCTCGCGCTCGTGCTCGGAGTCAGCGAAGGGATCGCCAGGGAGGGGCTGGAGCTCATCAGGGCGCAGGTGGGGTTGACGGGGGGCAAGCGCGCCGCGGTGGTAGCCTACGGGGAGGTCATCTTCAGGGCGTGGAAGGACGGTGGCTGGGTCCGTGGGGAGGTCGGCGAGGCGTTCCTGCAAGGGATGGTGGAGGGCGCCGTACACGCCGGGAGCAAGGAGGTGGCCAAGGCGGCCAGAAAGATCCTGTCGCCTTTCGTCGAGCAGAGAGCGGTTGCTGGGGTTGAAAAGTTGGTGTTCCGGCTTGCCGAACCTGTGCTGTTCCGTTCTTTGCAG GTCGCAAACTCCAATGTGCGCCATAATGCTTTACATCTTCTATTAGATTTGTTTCCCCTTGAAGATCCAGATGTGACAAAGGATGTTAATGATCCTCTTCTAGAGAAGCAGTTCTTCTTGATAGACAAGCTCCTCATGGATGAATACCCAGAAATAAGAGCAGTTGCAGTTGAAGGAATCTGTCGTATTCTTAACCAATATTGGGAAGTTGTCCCTGCCCCCACTATTTCAAAATTTCTGAGTAAAATTGTTGACGACATGTCCAAGGATTCTTGCAATGAGGTTCGGCTATCAACACTTAATGGTCTCATATACTTGCTTGACAATCCACAAAGTCATGACATACTGAAAGTTCTACTTCCAAGATTAAGCGATATGATCTCAGATACTGCTATGTCTATCAGAGCTGCTGCTGTTGATCTTCTTTTAGCTATTCGTGATCTTCGATCATTCCAATACAATAAG GTTGTTGGTCTGGGTACTTTATTGTCTTCACTTGCAAATGATCATCCCCGCATTGCTCAAAAAATTACAAAGCTCCTCGTTCCTTCTTATTTTCCATCAAAGTTGAGCCCAAAAGAAGCATGTGCTCGCTGCATTGCACTAATCAAGAGGTCACCAACAGCTGGGGCAAGATTTTGTGAATTTGCTCTGTCTGAAGGGTCATCCCCAAGGTCTATTGTTGATCTAGTCAAATATTCAATTACTCTCGCATTATCACAATCAGGATGTAACTCAGATCAGATTGATGGCCTTATTATTGCTTCAGTCAATCTTATAAAAAGCTTATCCGACGAGCGCTCTAGTTTGGCTGCTTTGCGAGAATTCTTTGCAAATGCGAAGTTAAGGTTGGTCCTTCAAATTGCTGTTTCTGAGGGTGCTCGGGCTGCCCTTCTTAGTATAGCTCCAGTTGTTTTACCTGATGATCTATCTGTGCTGCATGAGGAATGCATGGATATAGTTGTGAATGCTGCTAGGATTTCAAAGCAAGAAGAATATCAGGAAACAGTGCTGGAAGCACATAAGTTGATAGTTTTGGGTGACTGGTCTGATGAGTTGTTTGAAGCCTTGACTAATACTCTGCAATCTAAAGCCTCTGATTTTGCTGAGATCTATGGAGTTGAACCTCCTCCATGCCCTGTTGCATCTTCAAGgaggaagaaaggcaaggcaCTTAAGAAAATACCGGTACGTGACAGTGTTGTTGGAAAGGGGTCATCCAAATCAAAAGTCAGTAATGAAGAGCTTGCTGTTGCAGCGGGGGCAGCATGGCAGATCAATGAAATAGTAAAATCTAAAGACTTGAGAGATGCCTTTCTTCAATCTTCTTATTCAGAGATTGCATTGTCTTCCCTGAAGGTCATTTCTCAAGTGTTCGTTGAGCAGTGCCTATATTTGGACTCTTTAGACCTTGCACCTGTATTGGCCTATTTGAGTCTGGCTACATGTAATGACCTTCCAGATGTTAATCAAACTGGAAGCTGCTTGGAG TCCTCAACTGCAAATCAGTCACTGGACCATCTGCTCAATTGTTTCGACAAACTTCTAAATGGAACTGTTAACAATCCACCATCAAAATCGAACAAGAATGGAAAAGCTTCACGATCAAAAGACCAGCAGAAAGGAGAATCTGAAG TGAAAGGCATGTTTAATGCGATTATGCTGGGCGCTTCAATTCTCAAGTTTATCGTTGACACAACTATGAAGCCAGTCAATGATGATAAAATAAGGTGCCTCAAATTTGCATCATCCTACATAAAATATGCAATATCATCCAtcaaaaagcatcaggaacagaGTTCGTCTTTCAAGGGGGATGATCTGAAGGACGCTTTGTTGCTTGTACGGAGCTCCTTTACATACGCAGCCAAGCTACTTCATTTGGTCTTATCAAGCTCACCTGAGGAGTCAAGCCCTCCAGAGGAAGCCTTCTTCCTTGCAAATGATCTTCTTGATCTTGTGCCAGCTGTCGAGTCCTTTGCTGGCTCAAGATTTGCACTCAGCATAGTTTCTATTCTGAAGCAATGGCTGCCTCTTCTCTTGTTGGGTCTTGTATGCCGGTGGCTAATTGGCCCACATAATGAAATGGCACCCAACGTCTTCCACTTTGCTGACTCTGTCTTACCACTGTGGGTCACTGCCGTGGCAAAGAATGAGATTCTTGATTCCAAAGAGCCTGGCCAGGACAAGCAAAGCAATCCGGCTGCAGAGGGTGAGGACTCACCATTATGCAGAAAGCTAGCAGAAATGATGGCGATCCTCCTGAAGAAAGGAAGCCCCAGAATCCTTGATTGCGTGAGCGGAGTCCTTCTGTCCACTTTCCAGTTGACGCTGCAAAGATCAGAGTATGACATTGTCTTGGGCATGACTCTTTTCGTTTGTGACAAGTTGCTAGGGAACAACACCCTAGCATTGGAAAAGCTGCAGCTTACTCGTGACTTTCTTCGTGAGAATTTCCTTGAGATTGATAGGTATGTCAGCGATGAGCTTGTTGACGATGACGATTCGAGGCAGCAACTGGAGAAAGCAAAAGCGCTGATAAGATCGGTTCTCACCGATGTCTGA
- the LOC136520522 gene encoding uncharacterized protein isoform X1, with product MPPARRRPRRGATPAGGGDNSVPSSAADLLAIAATLIPAAATAALKAPPQLKQLVHSLPVSHPLLLSLPQALALALAPPSDPDAGSTSDAPPPPPTPPRPASVLLHLLVTHPTHPPRWDDLICPLALLHARLALLANADPPVAALAASCFELAWRADAPGREALVAQTLPYLVALALTSGSSARPVLRRLFAFRDALPLLDYDDDQSISDFKMLLLRCFASPLFLKAEEGRKFLALVLGVSEGIAREGLELIRAQVGLTGGKRAAVVAYGEVIFRAWKDGGWVRGEVGEAFLQGMVEGAVHAGSKEVAKAARKILSPFVEQRAVAGVEKLVFRLAEPVLFRSLQVANSNVRHNALHLLLDLFPLEDPDVTKDVNDPLLEKQFFLIDKLLMDEYPEIRAVAVEGICRILNQYWEVVPAPTISKFLSKIVDDMSKDSCNEVRLSTLNGLIYLLDNPQSHDILKVLLPRLSDMISDTAMSIRAAAVDLLLAIRDLRSFQYNKVVGLGTLLSSLANDHPRIAQKITKLLVPSYFPSKLSPKEACARCIALIKRSPTAGARFCEFALSEGSSPRSIVDLVKYSITLALSQSGCNSDQIDGLIIASVNLIKSLSDERSSLAALREFFANAKLRLVLQIAVSEGARAALLSIAPVVLPDDLSVLHEECMDIVVNAARISKQEEYQETVLEAHKLIVLGDWSDELFEALTNTLQSKASDFAEIYGVEPPPCPVASSRRKKGKALKKIPVRDSVVGKGSSKSKVSNEELAVAAGAAWQINEIVKSKDLRDAFLQSSYSEIALSSLKVISQVFVEQCLYLDSLDLAPVLAYLSLATCNDLPDVNQTGSCLEEISLFQSSTANQSLDHLLNCFDKLLNGTVNNPPSKSNKNGKASRSKDQQKGESEVKGMFNAIMLGASILKFIVDTTMKPVNDDKIRCLKFASSYIKYAISSIKKHQEQSSSFKGDDLKDALLLVRSSFTYAAKLLHLVLSSSPEESSPPEEAFFLANDLLDLVPAVESFAGSRFALSIVSILKQWLPLLLLGLVCRWLIGPHNEMAPNVFHFADSVLPLWVTAVAKNEILDSKEPGQDKQSNPAAEGEDSPLCRKLAEMMAILLKKGSPRILDCVSGVLLSTFQLTLQRSEYDIVLGMTLFVCDKLLGNNTLALEKLQLTRDFLRENFLEIDRYVSDELVDDDDSRQQLEKAKALIRSVLTDV from the exons ATGccgcccgcgcgccgccgcccccgccgtgGCGCGAcccccgccggcggcggcgacaaCTCCGTCCCTTCCTCCGCCGCCGACCTCCTCGCGATTGCCGCCACGCTCATcccggccgccgccaccgccgcactCAAAGCCCCGCCCCAACTCAAGCAGCTCGTGCACTCCCTCCCCGTCTCCCACCCGCTCCTCCTCTCCCTCCCGCAGGCACTCGCCCTAGCCCTCGCTCCCCCCTCCGACCCCGACGCCGGCTCCACTTCCGACGCGCCCCCGCCCCCACCCACTCCTCCGCGCCCCGCCTCCGTCCTCCTCCACCTGCTCGTCACACACCCCACCCACCCGCCACGATGGGACGACCTCATCTGCCCGCTCGCGCTGCTCCACGCCCGCCTCGCGCTCCTCGCCAACGCCGACCCGCCGGTCGCGGCCCTCGCCGCCTCCTGCTTCGAGCTCGCCTGGCGCGCCGACGCGCCGGGACGCGAAGCCCTCGTCGCGCAGACGCTGCCCTACCTCGTCGCCCTGGCGCTCACCTCCGGCTCCAGCGCCAGGCCGGTCCTCCGCCGCCTCTTCGCGTTCCGCGACGCGCTGCCGCTGCTCGACTACGACGACGACCAGAGCATCTCCGACTTCAAGATGCTCCTGCTGCGCTGCTTCGCCTCGCCGCTCTTTCTCAAGGCCGAGGAAGGGAGGAAGTTCCTCGCGCTCGTGCTCGGAGTCAGCGAAGGGATCGCCAGGGAGGGGCTGGAGCTCATCAGGGCGCAGGTGGGGTTGACGGGGGGCAAGCGCGCCGCGGTGGTAGCCTACGGGGAGGTCATCTTCAGGGCGTGGAAGGACGGTGGCTGGGTCCGTGGGGAGGTCGGCGAGGCGTTCCTGCAAGGGATGGTGGAGGGCGCCGTACACGCCGGGAGCAAGGAGGTGGCCAAGGCGGCCAGAAAGATCCTGTCGCCTTTCGTCGAGCAGAGAGCGGTTGCTGGGGTTGAAAAGTTGGTGTTCCGGCTTGCCGAACCTGTGCTGTTCCGTTCTTTGCAG GTCGCAAACTCCAATGTGCGCCATAATGCTTTACATCTTCTATTAGATTTGTTTCCCCTTGAAGATCCAGATGTGACAAAGGATGTTAATGATCCTCTTCTAGAGAAGCAGTTCTTCTTGATAGACAAGCTCCTCATGGATGAATACCCAGAAATAAGAGCAGTTGCAGTTGAAGGAATCTGTCGTATTCTTAACCAATATTGGGAAGTTGTCCCTGCCCCCACTATTTCAAAATTTCTGAGTAAAATTGTTGACGACATGTCCAAGGATTCTTGCAATGAGGTTCGGCTATCAACACTTAATGGTCTCATATACTTGCTTGACAATCCACAAAGTCATGACATACTGAAAGTTCTACTTCCAAGATTAAGCGATATGATCTCAGATACTGCTATGTCTATCAGAGCTGCTGCTGTTGATCTTCTTTTAGCTATTCGTGATCTTCGATCATTCCAATACAATAAG GTTGTTGGTCTGGGTACTTTATTGTCTTCACTTGCAAATGATCATCCCCGCATTGCTCAAAAAATTACAAAGCTCCTCGTTCCTTCTTATTTTCCATCAAAGTTGAGCCCAAAAGAAGCATGTGCTCGCTGCATTGCACTAATCAAGAGGTCACCAACAGCTGGGGCAAGATTTTGTGAATTTGCTCTGTCTGAAGGGTCATCCCCAAGGTCTATTGTTGATCTAGTCAAATATTCAATTACTCTCGCATTATCACAATCAGGATGTAACTCAGATCAGATTGATGGCCTTATTATTGCTTCAGTCAATCTTATAAAAAGCTTATCCGACGAGCGCTCTAGTTTGGCTGCTTTGCGAGAATTCTTTGCAAATGCGAAGTTAAGGTTGGTCCTTCAAATTGCTGTTTCTGAGGGTGCTCGGGCTGCCCTTCTTAGTATAGCTCCAGTTGTTTTACCTGATGATCTATCTGTGCTGCATGAGGAATGCATGGATATAGTTGTGAATGCTGCTAGGATTTCAAAGCAAGAAGAATATCAGGAAACAGTGCTGGAAGCACATAAGTTGATAGTTTTGGGTGACTGGTCTGATGAGTTGTTTGAAGCCTTGACTAATACTCTGCAATCTAAAGCCTCTGATTTTGCTGAGATCTATGGAGTTGAACCTCCTCCATGCCCTGTTGCATCTTCAAGgaggaagaaaggcaaggcaCTTAAGAAAATACCGGTACGTGACAGTGTTGTTGGAAAGGGGTCATCCAAATCAAAAGTCAGTAATGAAGAGCTTGCTGTTGCAGCGGGGGCAGCATGGCAGATCAATGAAATAGTAAAATCTAAAGACTTGAGAGATGCCTTTCTTCAATCTTCTTATTCAGAGATTGCATTGTCTTCCCTGAAGGTCATTTCTCAAGTGTTCGTTGAGCAGTGCCTATATTTGGACTCTTTAGACCTTGCACCTGTATTGGCCTATTTGAGTCTGGCTACATGTAATGACCTTCCAGATGTTAATCAAACTGGAAGCTGCTTGGAG GAAATTTCATTGTTTCAGTCCTCAACTGCAAATCAGTCACTGGACCATCTGCTCAATTGTTTCGACAAACTTCTAAATGGAACTGTTAACAATCCACCATCAAAATCGAACAAGAATGGAAAAGCTTCACGATCAAAAGACCAGCAGAAAGGAGAATCTGAAG TGAAAGGCATGTTTAATGCGATTATGCTGGGCGCTTCAATTCTCAAGTTTATCGTTGACACAACTATGAAGCCAGTCAATGATGATAAAATAAGGTGCCTCAAATTTGCATCATCCTACATAAAATATGCAATATCATCCAtcaaaaagcatcaggaacagaGTTCGTCTTTCAAGGGGGATGATCTGAAGGACGCTTTGTTGCTTGTACGGAGCTCCTTTACATACGCAGCCAAGCTACTTCATTTGGTCTTATCAAGCTCACCTGAGGAGTCAAGCCCTCCAGAGGAAGCCTTCTTCCTTGCAAATGATCTTCTTGATCTTGTGCCAGCTGTCGAGTCCTTTGCTGGCTCAAGATTTGCACTCAGCATAGTTTCTATTCTGAAGCAATGGCTGCCTCTTCTCTTGTTGGGTCTTGTATGCCGGTGGCTAATTGGCCCACATAATGAAATGGCACCCAACGTCTTCCACTTTGCTGACTCTGTCTTACCACTGTGGGTCACTGCCGTGGCAAAGAATGAGATTCTTGATTCCAAAGAGCCTGGCCAGGACAAGCAAAGCAATCCGGCTGCAGAGGGTGAGGACTCACCATTATGCAGAAAGCTAGCAGAAATGATGGCGATCCTCCTGAAGAAAGGAAGCCCCAGAATCCTTGATTGCGTGAGCGGAGTCCTTCTGTCCACTTTCCAGTTGACGCTGCAAAGATCAGAGTATGACATTGTCTTGGGCATGACTCTTTTCGTTTGTGACAAGTTGCTAGGGAACAACACCCTAGCATTGGAAAAGCTGCAGCTTACTCGTGACTTTCTTCGTGAGAATTTCCTTGAGATTGATAGGTATGTCAGCGATGAGCTTGTTGACGATGACGATTCGAGGCAGCAACTGGAGAAAGCAAAAGCGCTGATAAGATCGGTTCTCACCGATGTCTGA